A portion of the Bubalus kerabau isolate K-KA32 ecotype Philippines breed swamp buffalo chromosome 1, PCC_UOA_SB_1v2, whole genome shotgun sequence genome contains these proteins:
- the ZCCHC9 gene encoding zinc finger CCHC domain-containing protein 9 isoform X1, whose amino-acid sequence MTRWARVTTTQNKRPFPATSWEDLKKGSSEGQSQNLPKSKQLEANRLSLKNDAPQAKHKKNKKKKEYLNEDVNGFMEYLRQNSQMLHNGEVIATDSQKVREEIEVALKKDSRREGRRLKRQAAKKNAMVCFHCRQPGHGIADCPSALENQEMGTGICYRCGSTEHEITKCKAKVDPALGEFPFAKCFVCGEMGHLSRSCPDNPKGLYADGGGCRLCGSVEHMKKDCPESQNSDRMVTVGRWAKGMSADYEEILDVPKPQKPKTKIPKQQRKT is encoded by the exons ATGACCAGGTGGGCACGAGTCACTACCACACAGAACAAACGACCCTTTCCTGCAACATCATGGGAGGACTTGAAGAAGGGGTCCTCTGAGGGACAAAGCCAAaatcttccaaagagtaaacaaCTTGAAGCCAATAGGCTGTCCCTTAAAAATGATGCCCCCCaagcaaaacacaaaaagaataaaaagaaaaaggagtatTTAAATGAAGATGTGAATGGATTCATGGAATATTTAAGACAAAACTCACAGATGCTTCACAATGGTGAGGTGATAGCAACAGACAGTCAGAAAGTAAGGGAAGAAATTGAAGTTGCTTTAAAGAAAGACAGTCGCCGGGAAGGAAGACGATTAAAAAGACAAGCAGCAAAGAAAAATGCAATG gTATGTTTCCATTGTAGACAACCTGGCCATGGGATTGCAGATTGCCCTTCTGCCCTTGAGAATCAAGAAATGGGCACTGGAATATGTTACAGGTGTGGATCCACAGAGCACGAAATAACCAAGTGCAAGGCTAAAGTAGACCCAGCTCttg GTGAATTTCCTTTTGCAAAATGTTTTGTTTGTGGGGAAATGGGGCATCTGTCCAGATCTTGTCCTGATAATCCCAAAGGACTCTATGCTGATG GTGGTGGCTGCAGACTTTGTGGCTCTGTGGAACATATGAAGAAAGATTGTCCCGAAAGTCAGAACTCAG ATCGAATGGTCACAGTTGGTCGCTGGGCAAAGGGAATGAGTGCAGACTATGAAGAAATTTTGGATGTGCCTAAACCACAGAAACCGAAAACAAAGATACCTAAA caacagAGGAAAACATAA
- the ZCCHC9 gene encoding zinc finger CCHC domain-containing protein 9 isoform X2, which yields MTRWARVTTTQNKRPFPATSWEDLKKGSSEGQSQNLPKSKQLEANRLSLKNDAPQAKHKKNKKKKEYLNEDVNGFMEYLRQNSQMLHNGEVIATDSQKVREEIEVALKKDSRREGRRLKRQAAKKNAMVCFHCRQPGHGIADCPSALENQEMGTGICYRCGSTEHEITKCKAKVDPALGEFPFAKCFVCGEMGHLSRSCPDNPKGLYADGGGCRLCGSVEHMKKDCPESQNSDRMVTVGRWAKGMSADYEEILDVPKPQKPKTKIPKVVNF from the exons ATGACCAGGTGGGCACGAGTCACTACCACACAGAACAAACGACCCTTTCCTGCAACATCATGGGAGGACTTGAAGAAGGGGTCCTCTGAGGGACAAAGCCAAaatcttccaaagagtaaacaaCTTGAAGCCAATAGGCTGTCCCTTAAAAATGATGCCCCCCaagcaaaacacaaaaagaataaaaagaaaaaggagtatTTAAATGAAGATGTGAATGGATTCATGGAATATTTAAGACAAAACTCACAGATGCTTCACAATGGTGAGGTGATAGCAACAGACAGTCAGAAAGTAAGGGAAGAAATTGAAGTTGCTTTAAAGAAAGACAGTCGCCGGGAAGGAAGACGATTAAAAAGACAAGCAGCAAAGAAAAATGCAATG gTATGTTTCCATTGTAGACAACCTGGCCATGGGATTGCAGATTGCCCTTCTGCCCTTGAGAATCAAGAAATGGGCACTGGAATATGTTACAGGTGTGGATCCACAGAGCACGAAATAACCAAGTGCAAGGCTAAAGTAGACCCAGCTCttg GTGAATTTCCTTTTGCAAAATGTTTTGTTTGTGGGGAAATGGGGCATCTGTCCAGATCTTGTCCTGATAATCCCAAAGGACTCTATGCTGATG GTGGTGGCTGCAGACTTTGTGGCTCTGTGGAACATATGAAGAAAGATTGTCCCGAAAGTCAGAACTCAG ATCGAATGGTCACAGTTGGTCGCTGGGCAAAGGGAATGAGTGCAGACTATGAAGAAATTTTGGATGTGCCTAAACCACAGAAACCGAAAACAAAGATACCTAAAGTTGTTAATTTTTGA
- the ZCCHC9 gene encoding zinc finger CCHC domain-containing protein 9 isoform X3, protein MTRWARVTTTQNKRPFPATSWEDLKKGSSEGQSQNLPKSKQLEANRLSLKNDAPQAKHKKNKKKKEYLNEDVNGFMEYLRQNSQMLHNGEVIATDSQKVREEIEVALKKDSRREGRRLKRQAAKKNAMVCFHCRQPGHGIADCPSALENQEMGTGICYRCGSTEHEITKCKAKVDPALGEFPFAKCFVCGEMGHLSRSCPDNPKGLYADGGGCRLCGSVEHMKKDCPESQNSDRMVTVGRWAKGMSADYEEILDVPKPQKPKTKIPKRKT, encoded by the exons ATGACCAGGTGGGCACGAGTCACTACCACACAGAACAAACGACCCTTTCCTGCAACATCATGGGAGGACTTGAAGAAGGGGTCCTCTGAGGGACAAAGCCAAaatcttccaaagagtaaacaaCTTGAAGCCAATAGGCTGTCCCTTAAAAATGATGCCCCCCaagcaaaacacaaaaagaataaaaagaaaaaggagtatTTAAATGAAGATGTGAATGGATTCATGGAATATTTAAGACAAAACTCACAGATGCTTCACAATGGTGAGGTGATAGCAACAGACAGTCAGAAAGTAAGGGAAGAAATTGAAGTTGCTTTAAAGAAAGACAGTCGCCGGGAAGGAAGACGATTAAAAAGACAAGCAGCAAAGAAAAATGCAATG gTATGTTTCCATTGTAGACAACCTGGCCATGGGATTGCAGATTGCCCTTCTGCCCTTGAGAATCAAGAAATGGGCACTGGAATATGTTACAGGTGTGGATCCACAGAGCACGAAATAACCAAGTGCAAGGCTAAAGTAGACCCAGCTCttg GTGAATTTCCTTTTGCAAAATGTTTTGTTTGTGGGGAAATGGGGCATCTGTCCAGATCTTGTCCTGATAATCCCAAAGGACTCTATGCTGATG GTGGTGGCTGCAGACTTTGTGGCTCTGTGGAACATATGAAGAAAGATTGTCCCGAAAGTCAGAACTCAG ATCGAATGGTCACAGTTGGTCGCTGGGCAAAGGGAATGAGTGCAGACTATGAAGAAATTTTGGATGTGCCTAAACCACAGAAACCGAAAACAAAGATACCTAAA AGGAAAACATAA